Genomic window (Culex pipiens pallens isolate TS chromosome 3, TS_CPP_V2, whole genome shotgun sequence):
CGTTGGCGGGCCTGCTGAATTCGTTCAGCGCCGATAACGACTTTACGGCTGCCTACCTGATGGACAGTATGTTTGGCATCGTTACCAATAACACCAAGTCTATCTTGAATGGGGACTCTACGAACCCGATTGAGGTTGATGTCAAGTTTTTCTGCGGGAATCGGTAAGTTTGTGGGGGATTTCTAGGGGATACGTCTGGGATTGTAATCCGGTTGATTTTCCAGGAACGCACCTTCGCTGGAGGCAACGACGATTGATGATGGCAGCTTGGAAGGCAAAATCGATACCTCTAAGCCGCTGGTGCTTGTCATCCACGGCTGGTTGGACAACAGCAGTCGAAACTGGATGAAACTGATGGCGGCGGACTATTTGCAGTTCGTGGATACTAATGTGTGCCTCGTGGATTGGGGTAATTTGGCAATCTACGGTTATGCTTTGGCGGCCAACCATACCTACGCAGTTGGGGACTACGTGGCTGAATTTGTGTCTTACCTGAGCGGTCAAGGTATCTCGCTGTCCAAGGTGACCCTGGTTGGCCACAGCATGGGCGCCCAAATCAGTGGCCAGGCTGGAATGAAATTGGGAGGACAGGTTGGTGCGATCTACGGTCTGGATCCGGCAAGCCCCCTATTCAAGATGCCCTTCGACGTGGGCACCTCAAGAAGGTTGGATAAATCTGATGCCAAGTATGTCCAGATGATCATCACTTCCCGTTGCACGTGGGGAGTCTGCGTGGGTGATGGCCACGAGAACTTTTACCCTAATGGAGGACTTGTACCGCAGCCGAACTGCGTGGTTCCAGTGTTTTCGAACGCGGAAACTCCGGAACCGATCAGCTGCAGCCATTGCCACGCTTATACGCTTTTCCGAATGTCGCTGAACCCCAAGAACGTGTTTAATGGGAAGAAATGTTCTGGATTCGTTGCCTACACGGCCATGGCATGTCTGTTCAATCCAACCTCGAAGATGGGAATCTATTCCAGACGCTTGGGTGGAGACTTTTACATGCTGACTAGGCCAGTTCAACCGTTCACTCCGATATtgtaatgataaaaaatgagatataaaatattctgcacttaaaattgaattcctTGCTTAACAAATCAATTTCCATCTTTCAAGACATTTCAATCTCACGTCACACCAGTACCAGGTTAACATGCGATGCTATCACATCAATGCAACAGTCACGTTTACGTCACCGTGCTCGTTGCATATTTCACCTGGAAGATCTTCGTGTTGCAAGGATATCTCTGTTTCACCTGTCCTGTACCTTTACATTGTTGCGCCCTGGTTCGTCAGAAAAACCACCACCGCCATTTAGCTGGTGGTTGGGAGCCCCCACACAGGTATAAATGAACATATATCTGGGTTAGAGGCTGAAGGAGTACGCGGTAGAGGTGTGCTTTGCGTCTAAATGAAAATTAGGGTGATACTTTTTGGCACacaatttttagaataataatTGTGAAAATCTTAATAAACGTTGATTTCAATTCTCGAGTGACTTGaagttttcggtttttttttatcaaattcgtaAGTTTTGATCCATCTAAAATACACCCTATCACATCAACTCTGATGTGTGGCTTGTGGCGCGTAAACTGGATTCCAGTCCCTGTTGGTTCAAATGTCGAGTAAAAGAGGGTGGAGGGGCGCATGCTGTGTGTACTACCAAGAAGGGATTGTGCTTTTGCCGATTTATGTAGTATCACGTTTTCCCACGGTACGGGTGTgggtgaaatattcaaaatccatTTGGAAAATTGAAGTTCATCTGGCTCATCTCGGAGTGGTAGCAATGTGGGTTGCGGCAGAATTTGGGTGTGTGATTTTAGTGAGAGTATGTGTTGAGGTGTattaaagttaataaaaatttaaatcatgaaaattacaAATCAGCGTTCAGATAtgctccaaaatggttttctttatAAATTTCACCAAGTTTATCACGATTTGATATTGGACCACCTTCCCGTGTGTATATCATGACCGTACCAGGGTATGACTATTAAAAATCTGCAGTGAAGTAATACTTTCTACAGCAATTCCAATTTCGAGAATTCCCTCCGATCTCGCCTGCACCAAAAGTCAATCACCCGCAAAAGGTGTTCATTTCTTGCGAATGATTGAGTTTCGTTTTCCCTACCCTGGACATATTTTTCCCGGTGGCCAACGCCGCAGTTCAATAAACCTCCCGACAATTTGTTGTTTGCCGGGTGTGTTTCACAATGTCACATCACACGACATGCCCAGTGACGACGTTGACTTCCAAGGAAAAAGCGGAATCCTCCGAAATTCCTTCACACTTTCCAAGCCGTGAAGCACGGCAAATCCTCGAGAGGAAAAACGAGACGATTTTTCACATCTCAGCCCACAAAGAACGGTTTCTTCTGAACAGCAGTGCTGTGCCAAGAGTGACGCCCGGAGATGTCGGTGTGAATGTGTTTTGTAAGAATTTGTAAGGATTCAAGAATCTTTTGTAGTTATTCCCGTAGCCAAGATGTGCCAAATAACAAAAGCAACACCACCACCAGTAGTGACATACCGTTTGTTCGTGGGCGAAACCTGTGTAAGACAAGTGCCACATTCCGTCTGTCGTTTCGAAACAAAATTACTTTTCACAGAGAAACGTATAGTTGCGTTCTTCTTTTAAGCGTTGACACTTCTTTTCGTAGAGAATTTTGGGTTGAAAAATCGAGTTGAAGATAATAAGCAGTTCTGGaagaattttcaacaaattcaacaaattgtttaatttataTTCTCACTAAAGGATAATCTTTAATGAGGAAGTTTGGTCATGAAGTCTTACCTACggtgtcaaccaaaaaattcaaaaaagaatgTTACCTTCCCATTTATTCCAGGCATTTGAATCTGGGAGCCTAAAcgaacttttttgattttttggtatCCAACAATGGAGCaattccattcgagcagtttttgcttttttctacaatgtatttcttatggagcgaactgtcaaaaactgctcgactgcgggtgctccattgtttggtcattctggtcatgtctgtaacataagACTACTTGGaacgcggctctactttgttctagctgtttcatttttcaaatagaactgaaacagaccaTCCACATAGTGaagttgccattttttttttcgagcagtattttgaatccgaaataaaactgctcgacgagtttgtttcgaacgtgagacgatttggaactggaatagaacttagtttcaaaaataatcagatatttagAGATATCCACGTTTTATTACACACACACCatgatgctgtgttgataatcaatcgcacacaattaaaagcattttttgtaacAACATTAAGACCAGCGCGTTGCGAACATcgtgttctagtttcatttccgccagttttaaaaatttaaaactgctcgcaatttgaaacaattataaatCTTCGCGCTGCAGATAGTTTAAGATCCAGCTTTTTAACTCACTAATGGagcacccgattcgagtggtagaaatggcatttctcccataaggaaaacattgtagaaaaaagcaaaaactgctcgaatggaagtgctccattcaACTACATGTCAAACGTTAGAGTCTTACGTCTAACGTCTTAACGTTTGTAAAATAACAGTGAAATCCATGCGAAATTGATCGTTCATTGATTGATCTGAGAGTTCAAGCTCAGACAATTTATCACAAATTCATTAATCACTGCtgattacacggagaaaaaagagttcccaaaaacgTGAACAAGCGtacatgaaaatgggaacctcgaacaaaatgttcaaatcccatggtacgattttgaaaaacgtaccatgaaatttgaacactttgttcgtggttcccattttcatgaacgcttgatcacgattttgggaactcttttttctccgtgtagagcCATCTATCTATGAATATGCCCATCACATGTGGCAGTAATCGTGCCTAGAGTTTCCAGTTACTGTCAAACGCGTATTCaaattagggagcgttcttttattacgtaacgcgaaaaatcggacttttagaccccctcccccccccctcgtaacaaaatttccatacaaattttaaaaattttgtattgagcgtaacacggcctccgaccccccctcccccccccctactgcgttacgtaataaaagaacgctcccttagctgTGGTGAATTCGTAGAAGTCATGGTGAGTTTCTGATCGTTCAAACTGGCCGTTAAATTATTGAttgttggattaaaaaaaagaatacctATGTTTCACGAAGAAAGACTCGGTATCTTTTTAATGATTCTCTCTCTTTTCAGTTAAACTTATTTGATCAATATTCTACTATAAATGACTTTGAATATATAACATAATTTTAGGCTGGTGgtcattgtttttatttttcttcagtGCTTTACAATTTCAAtaccatttttaaatcaaaacctgatttttttccaaaaacctccTTCAAAAACGTCTTGTCCGTTCTACCACGTTCTCATCTGAAATGTGCAACTTCCAAGGAAACGTCCCTCCTGCCCTGCTAGACAGCCTGCTGGAAAGATTAATTTCGTGCTAAATGTTCTCCTCGGTAAACATGGCGAAATAAACAGCCGAGGCGTTGAAGTGCCTGCCTTGCTATGCACATGGCTAAGAAGTACAGCCACACACCACATGGCGGTGGTGGGCTCCTTCCGGGTCACGTCCCTCAATCTGGCCTGGGGCCCTGAGGGAAAGTGTGGTGCTCAATCTTTCTTTGTTGGGTAATGAGTTTTTAAGAAGTTTTGCACGTTCTCATTTGCCCCACCACATGTGTTTGGGGGGGATGAAAGTTTCTCCGGTAATTATCTGATGCTATTCTCGGTTAGATTTTCTCGGGCGTGCATGATGAACGTCAGATTTACTTTTGagacagagcggattcgttaatttGAATTTCACTACTTCGAATGTCCGCTTATATAAAGGCTTGCTAATTCGAAcgtattcaaattaaaaagcactttaccgtcaaaaccagttgtcaaactgatgttgattttCCAATCCCATTGTTCGAAATTTTCCGAGCACATGGTTTCAagtttttgacagctgtcagtagttccaatagagctttatgacgtttcgcgtacgcacactagcgcaccatttggttttgctggctgacaGAACTTAACCTTCTTTTATATTCGTGTACGTACATGCAATACATATGCACGTAAAGTACTGGTCAAAAGTATATGACACTGGACGATTTGTCAAAACTGGCCAAAAGTATATGACATTCGAGACATTGCTCGTAAATTCTCGGATGTACTTTTGGCCAGTTCGTTCGGTTTTTTTCTGGCCAAATGTATATGACATCGCGTTTTTTGCGGGACACCTCAAAAATTCAAACCGCTGAAACTTTTGTTGTTGTGAATggatttggctgaaatttggggtaatATTAAGAAACTATCTAAATTATGCCTTAAATATGAAGATGGTCCGATCAATAATTTTGGAGATATCGTCAAAATAGTGAGTGTCGgtcaaaatcgtatttttgacgAAAGTGTCAATAACTTTGAAACGATAATAGGTAgctaagttttttaaaaagcatctgaaagtagaCATTCCAAACTGCTtgtgctgaaaatttcatgagGTTTGATCGAAACACGAGCGAACACCAGTAATTGGAGTTTTGAGTTAGGTTTGACAAATCGTCCAATGTCATATACTTTTGCCCAGTACTGTAGATTACTTTATTAGCGAATTGAGATTCGCTCATTCGAATGCAGTTCCATTCGAATTAgagaatccgctctgtacttaGATATTCGACTAATGAAATGACCTTCTCGCGTTAACGAAACACCTCAATTTGAATGATTGAAAACCCACCACAACCACGTTAAACTCACCACAGTCCACTTATTTGACAGCTGCGATCAGTTGCATGCCAG
Coding sequences:
- the LOC120414459 gene encoding pancreatic triacylglycerol lipase-like; this translates as MLHLLSPPTHLCKQDSRIVATAFFSNLYNTGSLELLDITSSSAVSPIEMVLKVVLFLVATTLWGQSLAGLLNSFSADNDFTAAYLMDSMFGIVTNNTKSILNGDSTNPIEVDVKFFCGNRNAPSLEATTIDDGSLEGKIDTSKPLVLVIHGWLDNSSRNWMKLMAADYLQFVDTNVCLVDWGNLAIYGYALAANHTYAVGDYVAEFVSYLSGQGISLSKVTLVGHSMGAQISGQAGMKLGGQVGAIYGLDPASPLFKMPFDVGTSRRLDKSDAKYVQMIITSRCTWGVCVGDGHENFYPNGGLVPQPNCVVPVFSNAETPEPISCSHCHAYTLFRMSLNPKNVFNGKKCSGFVAYTAMACLFNPTSKMGIYSRRLGGDFYMLTRPVQPFTPIL